CCTGAAGCTGGGTAGTAGCAATGTATCGGGTGGGTAACCTTATCAAGATTAAGCCTCATCAGCATAGATCCTAGGCCTAAACAATGATCCCCGTGGAAATGACTGATAAAAATTCTCGAAACTACAGTGGGGGCAATATTTGCAAAAATAAACTGTCTTTGAGTCCCTTCTCCGGGATCAAAAAGCAAGCCCTCGTTATTCCATCGAAGTAGGTAAGCACCTTGATTGCGCATGCGTGTAGGCTGTTGACTAGAACAACCTAAAATAACTAATTCTCTACAACTCATAAATTTAGGGGGAATGTTTCCGGAGAAAAAAATAGAATAACTCAATCTAGAAAAAATACTCTACTAGAACTTATCCGGGATCATTATGAATTTTATTTTTAATTAAGTTTTATTGTTTTTTTTTGCAGGTATAGAAGATGTCCAAGGTCTGGCTATAACCGGAGATCTCATAGGAAGAGGATCAGAAGACATTGAATCCGAGTCTTCGGATTCTTCAGGCTTAGGTTGCTTGGGGCGAATAAGATTTAGTACAGAGCTTCTTCTTATTCTTTGTGGAGCTGATGAGTCGCTGGAGGAAGAGGAAGACTCTATCGGTTGGGGACGAGGTCTAGGAGCTCTTCTAAACTTGACTTTTTTAGCTTTCACTTCCTGTTCTTGTTTGAATTTATCCTCATCCTCTTTAATTACATCGTGAAGTAAGCGATTGTATCGCGTGTCTAGTTTAGACATGTCTAAATCTTTAGGACGTACGTCGGCGATTGCGGTAGGGCGTGATAAAAAGCTCATGGCTATAGGTAGTATGATCAAAACTATTAAAATAGCTCCTAAAGCTCCCAATCCAAGGTAAACTGCCTCGGGGAAAAATGGTGTAGCAAGAAGTGCTCCTGTCATTACCAAAGCAAGTATACAAAGTACAAGCATGCTTATAATAGCAAAGATGTTGTGTCCTTTTTTTTTGGCTACTTGTTGACCTTTGGAAGGCTCTATAGAGATCAGAGTATTTTTATGAGTAGGGGAGTCTGAAGCTAATCCAGGAAGGGACATAGAAAGTTGCTATTGCTGTTTGTAATTTTAAGAGAGTGCAGTTTAGAAATTTCTCAGGAGTTTGTAAATATACAGTTTTTTTTCGAATAGAAATAAAAAGCCGTTTCAATTAGATGTAAACGGCTCTGTACTACCTTTTAAAAACTAATTAAGAGATGGAAAGGCAACTTTAAAAACATCGTCATAATGTCCAACAAAATGTACCTTCAGCCCCTTTTTTAAATAAGAGGGAAGTTCTTCGTAGTCACGACGATTATCTTCTGGGAAAATTAAAACACAAAGGCGAGATCTTCGCGCAGCAATAAGTTTTTCTCTGATGCCTCCTACGCCTAGTACACGACCGGTTAAAGTAATCTCTCCTGTCATGCCTAGATTTTCTAAAATAGGCGTATCTAAAAGCAAAGACAACAAAGAAGTAACCATAGTTACACCCGCTGAAGGACCGTCTTTAGGAGTAGCCCCTTCAGGAATATGAATATGTACCTGGGATTTGGAGAAGAAGGTATAACCAGGAGCATAACGCTCTAATGCACTGTGCAAATAGGTCCAAGCAATTTGTGAGGACTCTTTCATCACATCTCCAGCTTGTCCTGTAAGATGCATATCGGTTTTCATTGAAGGAACTTGGACGCTTTCAATGTATAGAGTGGCTCCTCCTAGAGATGTCCACGCAAGGCCAGTAGCAACACCAATTGGCGTATGATCATAAAACCGATCGCTAGAGAAAACAGGCTTCCCAAGATAATCTTGAAGATTTTTTACATTAATCTTGTATTGAACATGCTTAGGATGGGTTTTTTCCTGGTTTTTAACTATTTTTAAAGCAACTTTTCTTAAGACTTTTTTAATGTTGCCATTAAGTGTTCGCACCCCAGCTTCTCTAGCATAGTTATTGATCATATGCTTTAAAGCTTCTGGTTGGAAAACAATCTCACGAGCTGTTAAGCCCATTTCTTTGCGTGCTCTAGGGACAAGATACTTCGTTGCTATTTGTAGTTTTTCTTCAAGAATGTATCCGGAAAGACGTAAGATCTCCATACGATCTAAAAGGGGATCAGGAATCGTATCTAAAACGTTTGCTGTGAGAATAAACAACACATTTGATAGGTCGACTCGGACATCTAGATAGTGATCTAAGAAATCTTTGTTTTGTTCAGGATCTAAAACTTCTAGCAAAGCAGATGCAGGATCGCCATGATAGCTAGCTCCAATTTTATCAACCTCGTCAATCATGATGACGGGATTCATAGCCTGGCTCTGCTTTAAAGCCTGAACCATTTTCCCTGGCATAGCACCGATATACGTACGGCGGTGACCTTTGATCTCAGCTTCATCGCGCATTCCTCCTACAGAGAAACGGAAAAATTTACGATGTAAAACTTTAGCAATGCTACGTCCAATACTGGTTTTGCCAACTCCTGGAGGGCCTACGAGGCAAATAATACTTCCCTTAAGGCCTTTCGATAGCTTTCCAACGCTAATCAATTCTAAAATGCGTTGTTTGATATCTTCTAAACCATAATGGTCCTTATTAAGAATAACCTCGGCTTTTTTAAGGTCATGATATTCCTTGCTTTGGATTCCCCAAGGGACAATAGTCAACCAATCTAAATAGTTACGGCAAACAGTATATTCCGCTGATGAAGTTTCTAAGGTTTGAAGTTTCTCAATTTCATCTTGGATGACCTCCATAGCATAGTCAGGAACATGACGTTTTTTTAGCCGCTCCATGAACTTTTCTAAGTCAATAGCACGGTCTTCTTTTTCTAAGCCCAGCTCCTTTTTAATTGTTTTCAGCTGCTCTTTTAAAAAGAATTCCTTTTGACTTTTGGTGATCGTAGCTTCAATTTTTTGATTAATACTGCTTTGTAATCGACTAAGATCAAGCTCCTTTTTTAATAAGATTAGAGCTTTATCAATGCGATCATGCATGTTCGTAGTTTCAAGAACTTCTTGAAGTTCTTCTCTTGTAGCTGTTGTTAAAGCTACAGAAAAGTCTGCGAGTTTTCCAGGTTCTGTGAAATCAGAATGACCAAGAAAAATTTGCAATTCTTCTTTAAATAGAGGATTAAGCTTTAACAGGTCCTTAATTACAGAAACAATGCTAATAGAATAGGCTTTAAGCTCTTCAGTTAGCTCTTTGTTGTCTTTATGATAAGAAACTCGCGCTTTGAGGTACTTGTCTTTAATAGGCTCAACAATGCGAATGCGCTCTTCGATGCTTAAAAGAATTTGAGCGCTGCCTCCTTCGATAGGCATAATACGAAGAATTCGTGCAACAACACCTACGCGATAAAGTTGGTTGAAGCCTACTTTTAAAATGTCAGCATCTTCTTTTTTAGTAAGCACCAGCCCAATGTATTTTTGAGAGGATTTTGCTAGGAGTTTTAATACTTCATAATACGGGCCAGATTCGATAAGAATCGGTGCTGCCATACCCGGGAAAAAAGGACGCTTGTTCAGAGGGAGAATAAACAGATCGGCAGGAAGGGAGCGATCGTCTGATTTTTCTTCGACTTCCTCGGATTCATCTAAGAGTTTTTCAACTTCTTCGGGATTGGGATCCAAAATCTGAGGGTCGTTATTTATTGTAGAGTCCACAATTGTCCTTATACTGAAATCATCGGATACATTTATCTAAGTTGTTCTGGCAACGTGGCCGTCACGCTTTTAAATAAGAAAGATCCTTTTTTCGATATATTACAGAATCATCGAAATTAGCGCACCTACACAACCACTAGAGAAATAGTAGAGCCAAGAAATAAGAATTAAAAAAGATCGGGGTTTAACGCAAATCGTTTTTCTTGATTTTTGAAAAAACCAATCTCAAAATATTTGTATCGGTGAATTCCATGTTCAATAGTTTCTTGTATTTTTTTATCGAAGCTTTATTTAGAATGGCTTGTAGATTCTTAAGTAGGCCTCGCGTGATACACGCCTAGACCGTGTTTAATTTTAGAAAAATTAATAGAAGATTTTTCTTTCTTGAAAACGCGCTCAAGGTGATTTGAGCTTTCTTTGCAATATAGAGAGTACGCGGTCATTTAATCAAAGTAACAACGTGTAAAAATTAAAGAAAAACTTTTACAGTTTTTCGAAAGTTTGCAAACATTCGTGTTTGTTTATTTATTGTATGTTTTTAATGGTTCTAGTTTTTTAGAATCGGCAATTTATTATTTAATTTTTATTTATTTTTTGATTAAAACTTTTTTAATTGATATAGTTTATTTGTTTGATTCTGATTTGGATTATGCATTTTCATAGATACATTATTATTGATACTTCTGGGTATCAACCATTTTTAGCTTATGTAGACCATCAGAGGGTACTAAAACAGTGGAGCCTCCCGGTAGGTCCTGACCAGGGCCCGGTATTAGAATTTATTTTTAAAAATAGTTCTTTATGTTTTCAAGGTGTTGGTGTTGCCGTGGGCCCAGGCAATTTTTCCGCAACTCGGGTAGGATTGTCTTTTGCCCAAGGCTTAGCCTTGGCTAGGAATATTCCTATAACTGGGTACTCTTCTTTAGAGGGTTATTTAACCCCAAGAGATGTTGGAAAGGCGTTAATGCTGCCTTTGGGTAAAAAAGGAGGAGTATTAACCTTGAGTTCGGATCTTTCAGAGGAAGGGTTTATTTATGAAAAAAATGGTGTAGGACCAGGAATTTTATTGCCTTATGGAGAGGCTTCCGAGTATTGTTTGGCACATGAGTGTTATCATGTGATTTCTCCCAATCCACAGCTTTTTCGAGATAGCTTTTCAGATAGAATTCGTTTGGAAGAAGCCTCCCCCTCTATTGAGCATATTAGAAGAAACGTAGTTTCTCAACTTATGCTTTTAGAGTGTAGTCAGCGATTAACACCAGATTACCGCAGCTGCTCTTGTTTCTTTTAACTGAAAAGTACTGCAGCTGGTTGGAGAAATAGGGTGAAGCCAATCGTACAGCTATTTCCATGCCCTCCACGTCAACTAACTCTTGAAGGGTAATAGACGTGATGCTACAATCGAGGTGCCTCTAACAT
This window of the Chlamydia sp. BM-2023 genome carries:
- a CDS encoding tRNA threonylcarbamoyladenosine biosynthesis protein TsaB, whose protein sequence is MHFHRYIIIDTSGYQPFLAYVDHQRVLKQWSLPVGPDQGPVLEFIFKNSSLCFQGVGVAVGPGNFSATRVGLSFAQGLALARNIPITGYSSLEGYLTPRDVGKALMLPLGKKGGVLTLSSDLSEEGFIYEKNGVGPGILLPYGEASEYCLAHECYHVISPNPQLFRDSFSDRIRLEEASPSIEHIRRNVVSQLMLLECSQRLTPDYRSCSCFF
- the lon gene encoding endopeptidase La, which codes for MDSTINNDPQILDPNPEEVEKLLDESEEVEEKSDDRSLPADLFILPLNKRPFFPGMAAPILIESGPYYEVLKLLAKSSQKYIGLVLTKKEDADILKVGFNQLYRVGVVARILRIMPIEGGSAQILLSIEERIRIVEPIKDKYLKARVSYHKDNKELTEELKAYSISIVSVIKDLLKLNPLFKEELQIFLGHSDFTEPGKLADFSVALTTATREELQEVLETTNMHDRIDKALILLKKELDLSRLQSSINQKIEATITKSQKEFFLKEQLKTIKKELGLEKEDRAIDLEKFMERLKKRHVPDYAMEVIQDEIEKLQTLETSSAEYTVCRNYLDWLTIVPWGIQSKEYHDLKKAEVILNKDHYGLEDIKQRILELISVGKLSKGLKGSIICLVGPPGVGKTSIGRSIAKVLHRKFFRFSVGGMRDEAEIKGHRRTYIGAMPGKMVQALKQSQAMNPVIMIDEVDKIGASYHGDPASALLEVLDPEQNKDFLDHYLDVRVDLSNVLFILTANVLDTIPDPLLDRMEILRLSGYILEEKLQIATKYLVPRARKEMGLTAREIVFQPEALKHMINNYAREAGVRTLNGNIKKVLRKVALKIVKNQEKTHPKHVQYKINVKNLQDYLGKPVFSSDRFYDHTPIGVATGLAWTSLGGATLYIESVQVPSMKTDMHLTGQAGDVMKESSQIAWTYLHSALERYAPGYTFFSKSQVHIHIPEGATPKDGPSAGVTMVTSLLSLLLDTPILENLGMTGEITLTGRVLGVGGIREKLIAARRSRLCVLIFPEDNRRDYEELPSYLKKGLKVHFVGHYDDVFKVAFPSLN